In a genomic window of Variovorax paradoxus:
- a CDS encoding phospho-N-acetylmuramoyl-pentapeptide-transferase, which translates to MFMSLAQWLQTLSPELGFLRVFQYLTFRALMAALTALVVGLVAGPYVIRRLTALKIGQPVRGYAMETHLSKSGTPTMGGVLVLFAIAFATILWFDLSNRFVWIVLWVTLGFGAIGWVDDWRKVVHKDPEGMRSREKYFWQSVVGLLAAFYLLFSISESSNWRVLQLFFAWVQSGFDLDFPPKINLLVPFFKEVSYPLGGIGFVILTYLVIVGASNAVNLTDGLDGLAIMPVVMVGSALGVFAYVTGSAVYSKYLLFPNIPGSGELLVFCSAMAGAGLAFLWFNTHPAQVFMGDVGALALGGALGTIAVIVRQEIVFFIMGGIFVVEAISVMAQVTYFKYTKKRFGEGRRVLKMAPLHHHFEKSGWRETQVVVRFWIITMLLCLVGLSTLKLR; encoded by the coding sequence ATGTTCATGAGCCTGGCCCAATGGCTGCAGACCCTCTCGCCGGAACTCGGGTTCCTGCGGGTGTTCCAGTACCTGACCTTCCGCGCGCTGATGGCGGCGCTGACCGCGCTCGTGGTCGGCCTCGTGGCCGGTCCGTACGTGATCCGGCGCCTGACCGCGCTGAAGATTGGTCAGCCGGTGCGCGGCTACGCGATGGAGACCCACCTGAGCAAGAGCGGCACGCCCACCATGGGCGGCGTGCTGGTGCTGTTCGCGATCGCCTTCGCCACCATCCTGTGGTTCGACCTCTCGAACCGCTTCGTCTGGATCGTGCTGTGGGTCACGCTGGGCTTCGGCGCGATCGGCTGGGTCGACGACTGGCGCAAGGTGGTGCACAAGGATCCCGAGGGCATGCGCTCGCGCGAGAAGTACTTCTGGCAATCGGTGGTGGGGCTGCTCGCGGCCTTCTACCTGCTGTTCAGCATCTCCGAGAGCTCGAACTGGCGCGTGCTGCAGCTGTTCTTCGCCTGGGTGCAGTCGGGCTTCGACCTCGACTTCCCGCCCAAGATCAACCTGCTGGTGCCCTTCTTCAAGGAAGTCAGCTATCCGCTGGGCGGTATCGGCTTCGTGATCCTCACCTACCTGGTGATCGTGGGCGCGAGCAACGCGGTGAACCTCACCGACGGTCTCGACGGCCTGGCGATCATGCCGGTGGTGATGGTGGGCTCGGCGCTGGGCGTGTTCGCCTACGTGACCGGCAGCGCGGTCTATTCGAAGTACCTGCTGTTCCCGAACATCCCGGGCTCGGGCGAGCTGCTGGTGTTCTGCTCGGCGATGGCCGGCGCGGGCCTGGCCTTCCTCTGGTTCAACACCCATCCGGCGCAGGTCTTCATGGGCGACGTGGGCGCGCTCGCGCTCGGCGGCGCGCTGGGCACCATCGCGGTCATCGTGCGCCAGGAGATCGTGTTCTTCATCATGGGCGGCATCTTCGTGGTCGAGGCGATCTCGGTGATGGCCCAGGTCACCTACTTCAAGTACACGAAGAAGCGCTTCGGCGAGGGCCGCCGCGTGCTCAAGATGGCGCCGCTGCACCACCACTTCGAGAAGAGCGGCTGGCGCGAGACGCAGGTCGTGGTGCGCTTCTGGATCATCACGATGCTGCTGTGCCTCGTGGGCCTGTCGACGCTGAAGCTGCGCTGA
- a CDS encoding UDP-N-acetylmuramoyl-L-alanine--D-glutamate ligase: MRHLKDLPVLILGLGASGLAMARWCARHGAQVTVADTREAPALLDTLRAEWPEAVFVGGPFTAALIEGTPIRAVYRSPGLSPETIAPVADAARAVGLPVGGELDLFARALADLAIVETPAVAEVEEESAAQGELALEATVPAESEPVPEVEAPVVAPEVQAPVAEEVVAEVEPAAPEAPAVAEAIDAVTPASEASPAEPEPALGEETPEAPRAPAALPESMPRDPSLSVPVLQPPEPEAPAADAPVVQEGVEAAREQGAEPAAIDTPDTAEDTPPESAESEAAATPAAAPAPKPASNLPAFTVGKPYVPTAAKEAADFVAKIAEFAATNPASAVAEEEPAPQPEAQPEPAPAPEPAKGYTPVVLAITGTNGKTTVTALTGQLIERGGKSVAVAGNIGPTLLDTLSAHLDAGTLPEAWVIELSSFQLDGVQGFEPAAATVLNITQDHLDWHGDMPAYAQAKSRIFGKTALMVLNRDDPTVMAMLATAGQEPVKPVEEVVNARGARRAPAKPKAQRVQVRPHVTFGANMPQRPGDYGIERVNGMSWLVRAHEADETQKRKRGQVVEEEIFVQRLMPADALRIRGRHNAMNALAALALANAADCPLGPMLYGLREYRGEPHRVEPVALIDDVEYFDDSKGTNVGATVAALGGLGEDRRVVVILGGDGKGQDFEPLALPVRQYARAVVLIGRDAPLIEAALAATGVTLMHAGSMHEAVQLAARRAHPGDAVLLSPACASFDMFKNYPHRAAVFREAVQALEDEPRDFGETDSTEGPAS, from the coding sequence ATGCGGCACCTGAAAGACCTCCCCGTCCTCATCCTCGGCCTCGGCGCGTCCGGGCTGGCGATGGCGCGCTGGTGCGCGCGCCACGGCGCGCAGGTGACGGTGGCCGACACGCGCGAGGCGCCGGCCTTGCTCGACACGCTGCGCGCCGAGTGGCCCGAGGCGGTGTTCGTCGGCGGGCCGTTCACGGCCGCGCTGATCGAGGGCACGCCGATCCGCGCCGTCTACCGCTCGCCGGGCCTGAGCCCCGAGACCATCGCGCCGGTGGCCGATGCGGCGCGCGCGGTCGGCCTGCCGGTGGGCGGCGAGCTCGACCTGTTCGCGCGCGCGCTGGCGGATCTCGCGATCGTCGAGACGCCGGCAGTGGCCGAGGTCGAGGAGGAAAGCGCGGCGCAAGGCGAACTGGCGCTGGAGGCGACGGTGCCGGCCGAGAGCGAGCCGGTGCCCGAGGTGGAGGCGCCTGTCGTGGCGCCCGAAGTTCAAGCGCCGGTGGCGGAAGAGGTCGTGGCCGAGGTCGAGCCAGCCGCGCCCGAGGCGCCCGCTGTGGCCGAGGCCATCGACGCCGTGACGCCCGCGAGCGAGGCATCGCCCGCCGAGCCCGAGCCTGCACTCGGCGAAGAAACCCCCGAGGCACCGCGCGCTCCGGCCGCCTTGCCCGAATCGATGCCGCGCGATCCCTCGCTGAGCGTCCCCGTGCTGCAGCCGCCCGAACCCGAGGCGCCGGCCGCCGATGCGCCCGTGGTGCAGGAAGGCGTCGAAGCAGCGCGGGAGCAGGGCGCCGAACCCGCCGCGATCGACACGCCGGACACCGCCGAAGACACGCCACCCGAGTCCGCCGAGTCCGAAGCCGCCGCCACGCCCGCCGCCGCACCGGCCCCCAAGCCCGCATCGAACCTGCCCGCCTTCACCGTCGGCAAGCCCTACGTCCCCACGGCCGCGAAGGAAGCGGCCGACTTTGTCGCGAAGATCGCCGAGTTCGCCGCCACCAATCCCGCTTCGGCCGTGGCCGAGGAAGAGCCCGCGCCGCAGCCCGAGGCCCAGCCCGAGCCGGCCCCCGCGCCCGAACCCGCCAAGGGCTACACGCCGGTCGTGCTCGCGATCACCGGCACCAACGGCAAGACCACGGTCACGGCGCTGACCGGCCAGCTCATCGAGCGCGGCGGCAAGAGCGTGGCGGTGGCCGGCAACATCGGCCCGACCCTGCTCGACACGCTGAGCGCGCACCTCGATGCCGGCACGCTGCCCGAGGCCTGGGTGATCGAGCTCTCGAGCTTCCAGCTCGACGGTGTGCAGGGCTTCGAGCCCGCGGCCGCGACGGTGCTCAACATCACGCAGGACCACCTGGACTGGCACGGCGACATGCCGGCCTATGCGCAGGCCAAGTCGCGCATCTTCGGCAAGACCGCGCTGATGGTGCTCAACCGCGACGACCCGACCGTGATGGCGATGCTCGCCACCGCGGGGCAGGAGCCAGTCAAGCCCGTCGAGGAGGTGGTGAACGCCCGCGGCGCGCGCCGTGCGCCGGCCAAGCCCAAGGCGCAGCGCGTGCAGGTGCGCCCGCACGTCACCTTCGGCGCCAACATGCCGCAGCGCCCCGGCGACTACGGCATCGAGCGCGTCAACGGCATGAGCTGGCTGGTGCGCGCGCACGAGGCCGACGAGACGCAGAAGCGCAAGCGCGGCCAGGTGGTCGAGGAAGAGATCTTCGTGCAGCGCCTGATGCCGGCCGACGCGCTGCGCATCCGCGGCCGCCACAACGCGATGAACGCACTCGCCGCGCTGGCGCTCGCGAACGCGGCCGACTGTCCGCTCGGCCCGATGCTCTACGGCCTGCGCGAGTACCGCGGCGAGCCGCACCGCGTCGAGCCGGTGGCGCTGATCGACGACGTCGAGTACTTCGACGACAGCAAGGGCACCAACGTGGGCGCCACCGTGGCGGCGCTCGGCGGCCTCGGCGAGGACCGCCGCGTGGTCGTGATCCTCGGCGGCGACGGCAAGGGCCAGGACTTCGAGCCGCTCGCGCTGCCGGTGCGCCAGTACGCGCGCGCCGTGGTGCTGATCGGCCGCGACGCGCCGCTGATCGAGGCCGCGCTGGCTGCCACCGGCGTCACGCTGATGCATGCGGGCTCGATGCACGAGGCCGTGCAGCTGGCCGCGCGCCGCGCCCACCCCGGCGATGCCGTGCTGCTGTCACCGGCCTGTGCGAGCTTCGACATGTTCAAGAACTACCCGCACCGCGCGGCGGTGTTCCGCGAGGCCGTGCAGGCGCTCGAGGACGAGCCGCGCGACTTCGGGGAAACCGATTCGACGGAAGGACCGGCATCGTGA
- the ftsW gene encoding putative lipid II flippase FtsW: MNSAAAGATPNTRPGRFSGWFRRARSGIDALPVHLPVRLGGAGFTQTKATPIRVLGFDQALVWVTVALLTWGLIMVYSASIALPDNPRFARAGYNASYFLTRHAASVVFAFVAALLAFQIPMKTWERAAPWLFVASLLLLVAVLIPHIGISVNGARRWLPMGFMRFQPSELAKVAMVLYAASYMVRKMEIKERFFRAVLPMGIAVVVVGMLVMAEPDMGAFMVIAVIAMGILFLGGVNARMFFVIAALVVVAFGTIVATSPWRRERIFAYLDPWSEEHALGKGYQLSHSLIAIGRGEIFGVGLGGSVEKLHWLPEAHTDFLLAVIGEEFGLVGVLLIIGLFLWLTRRVMHIGRQAIALDRVFSGLVAQGVGVWIGFQAFINMGVNLGALPTKGLTLPLMSFGGSAILMNMVALAIVLRIDYENRVLMRGGRV; this comes from the coding sequence GTGAACTCCGCCGCCGCGGGCGCCACGCCCAACACCCGACCCGGCCGCTTCAGCGGCTGGTTCCGGCGCGCGCGCAGCGGCATCGACGCGCTGCCGGTGCATCTGCCGGTGCGCCTCGGTGGCGCCGGCTTCACGCAGACCAAGGCCACGCCGATCCGCGTGTTGGGCTTCGACCAGGCGCTGGTGTGGGTCACGGTCGCGCTGCTGACCTGGGGCCTGATCATGGTCTATTCGGCCTCGATCGCGCTGCCCGACAACCCGCGCTTCGCGCGCGCCGGCTACAACGCCTCGTACTTCCTCACGCGTCACGCGGCCTCGGTGGTGTTCGCCTTCGTCGCCGCGCTGCTGGCCTTCCAGATCCCGATGAAGACCTGGGAGCGCGCCGCGCCCTGGCTGTTCGTGGCCTCGCTGCTGCTGCTGGTGGCGGTGCTGATCCCGCACATCGGCATCAGCGTGAACGGCGCGCGGCGCTGGCTGCCGATGGGCTTCATGCGCTTCCAGCCCTCCGAGCTCGCGAAGGTCGCGATGGTGCTCTATGCCGCCAGCTACATGGTGCGCAAGATGGAGATCAAGGAGCGCTTCTTCCGCGCCGTGCTGCCGATGGGCATCGCGGTGGTGGTGGTTGGCATGCTGGTGATGGCCGAGCCCGACATGGGCGCCTTCATGGTGATCGCGGTGATCGCGATGGGCATCCTGTTCCTCGGCGGCGTGAATGCGCGCATGTTCTTCGTGATCGCCGCGCTGGTGGTGGTGGCCTTCGGCACCATCGTGGCCACCAGCCCATGGCGGCGCGAGCGGATCTTCGCCTACCTCGATCCGTGGAGCGAGGAGCACGCGCTCGGCAAGGGCTACCAGCTCTCGCACTCGCTGATCGCCATCGGCCGCGGCGAGATCTTCGGCGTCGGCCTCGGCGGCAGCGTCGAGAAGCTGCACTGGCTGCCCGAGGCCCACACCGACTTCCTGCTGGCCGTGATCGGCGAGGAGTTCGGCCTGGTCGGCGTGCTGCTGATCATCGGCCTGTTCCTCTGGCTCACGCGCCGCGTGATGCACATCGGCCGCCAGGCGATCGCGCTCGACCGCGTGTTCTCGGGCCTCGTGGCCCAGGGCGTGGGCGTGTGGATCGGCTTCCAGGCCTTCATCAACATGGGCGTGAACCTCGGCGCGCTGCCGACCAAGGGCCTCACGCTGCCGCTGATGAGCTTCGGCGGCTCGGCGATCCTGATGAACATGGTGGCGCTGGCGATCGTGCTGCGCATCGACTACGAGAATCGAGTGTTGATGCGGGGAGGCCGCGTATGA
- the murG gene encoding undecaprenyldiphospho-muramoylpentapeptide beta-N-acetylglucosaminyltransferase has protein sequence MTGRTALVMAGGTGGHIFPGLAVAEALRERGWRVHWLGAPGGMEEKLVPPRGFAFEPVQFGGVRGKGPLTLFLLPLRLLRAFWQSLRVVRRVKPDVLVGLGGYITFPGGMMGVLLNKPLVLHEQNSVAGLANKVLAGVADRVFTAFPNVLKKAQWIGNPLRAAFTSQPAPAERFAGRGGPLKLLVVGGSLGAKALNAVVPQALARIEPGTRPQVLHQSGAKQIDELRANYAAAGVEGELTPFIEDTALAYAEADLIVARAGASTVTEIAAVGAAALFVPFPSAVDDHQTTNARFLVDAGGGWLVQQTDLTPELLADLLQKTQRTELIERAERAKTMRKTEAVEAMVRACEELAR, from the coding sequence ATGACCGGCCGCACCGCGCTCGTGATGGCCGGCGGCACCGGCGGCCACATCTTCCCGGGCCTCGCCGTGGCCGAGGCGCTGCGCGAGCGCGGCTGGCGCGTGCACTGGCTGGGCGCGCCCGGTGGCATGGAGGAGAAGCTGGTGCCGCCGCGCGGCTTCGCCTTCGAGCCGGTGCAGTTCGGCGGCGTGCGCGGCAAGGGCCCGCTCACGCTGTTCCTGCTGCCGCTGCGCCTGCTGCGCGCCTTCTGGCAGAGCCTGCGCGTGGTGCGCCGCGTGAAGCCCGACGTGCTGGTGGGCCTGGGCGGCTACATCACTTTTCCGGGCGGGATGATGGGCGTGCTGCTCAACAAGCCGCTGGTGCTGCACGAGCAGAACTCGGTCGCGGGCCTCGCCAACAAGGTGCTGGCGGGCGTGGCCGACCGCGTCTTCACCGCCTTCCCCAACGTGCTCAAGAAGGCGCAGTGGATCGGCAATCCGCTGCGCGCGGCCTTCACCTCGCAGCCGGCGCCGGCCGAGCGCTTCGCGGGCCGCGGCGGTCCGCTCAAGCTGCTGGTGGTCGGCGGCAGCCTTGGCGCCAAGGCGCTCAACGCGGTGGTGCCGCAGGCGCTCGCGCGCATCGAACCGGGCACGCGCCCGCAGGTGCTGCACCAGAGCGGCGCCAAGCAGATCGACGAGCTGCGCGCCAACTACGCGGCCGCCGGCGTCGAGGGCGAGCTCACGCCCTTCATCGAGGACACGGCCCTGGCCTATGCCGAGGCCGACCTCATCGTCGCGCGCGCCGGTGCCAGCACCGTGACCGAAATCGCGGCCGTCGGCGCCGCGGCGCTGTTCGTGCCTTTTCCTTCCGCGGTCGACGACCACCAGACCACCAACGCGCGCTTCCTCGTCGATGCCGGCGGCGGCTGGCTGGTGCAACAGACCGATCTCACCCCTGAATTGCTGGCCGATTTGCTACAGAAGACACAACGAACCGAACTGATCGAACGCGCGGAACGCGCCAAGACGATGCGCAAGACCGAGGCCGTCGAGGCGATGGTGCGCGCTTGCGAGGAGCTGGCCCGATGA
- a CDS encoding UDP-N-acetylmuramate--L-alanine ligase translates to MKHAIHHIHFVGVGGSGMSGIAEVLLNLGYRITGSDLSDSATLRRLADLGIGTFVGHAAANVEGADAVVTSTAVQADNPEVLTAREKRIPIVPRAVMLAELMRLKQGIAIAGTHGKTTTTSLVASVLAAAGLDPTFVIGGRLNSAGANARLGSGDYIVVEADESDASFLNLLPVMAVVTNIDADHMETYGHDFGKLKKAFVDFLHRMPFYGTAILCTDDPAVREIVADVTCPVTRYGFGEDAQVRAVDVRAVGGQMHFTAQRRNGVTLPDLPVVLNLPGEHNVRNALSAIAVAVELGIADEAVQRGLAGFKGVGRRFQSYGEVAAKAGDGSFTVIDDYGHHPVEMAATLAAARGAFPGRRLVLAFQPHRYTRTRDCFEDFVKVIGTADAVLLGEVYAAGEQPIVAADGRTLARALRVAGKVEPVFVDDIAAMPQAILDNARAGDVVLCMGAGSIGAVPGKVVELGAAPAVAASSSSTTSQHAAHKGEAS, encoded by the coding sequence ATGAAGCACGCGATCCATCACATTCACTTCGTGGGCGTCGGCGGCTCGGGCATGAGCGGCATCGCCGAAGTGCTGCTGAACCTCGGCTACCGCATCACCGGCTCCGACCTGTCCGACAGCGCCACCCTGCGCCGGCTCGCCGACCTGGGCATCGGCACCTTCGTGGGCCATGCGGCCGCGAACGTGGAGGGCGCCGACGCGGTCGTGACCTCGACCGCGGTGCAGGCCGACAACCCCGAGGTGCTGACCGCGCGCGAGAAGCGCATTCCGATCGTGCCGCGCGCCGTCATGCTGGCCGAGCTGATGCGCCTGAAACAGGGCATCGCGATCGCCGGCACGCACGGCAAGACCACCACCACCAGCCTGGTGGCGAGCGTGCTCGCGGCCGCGGGGCTCGATCCCACCTTCGTGATCGGTGGCCGGCTCAACAGCGCCGGCGCCAATGCGCGCCTGGGCAGCGGCGACTACATCGTGGTCGAGGCCGACGAGTCCGACGCCTCGTTCCTGAACCTGCTGCCGGTGATGGCGGTGGTCACGAACATCGACGCCGACCACATGGAGACCTACGGCCACGACTTCGGCAAGCTGAAGAAGGCCTTCGTCGACTTCCTGCACCGCATGCCCTTCTACGGCACGGCGATCCTGTGCACCGACGATCCGGCGGTGCGCGAGATCGTGGCCGACGTGACCTGCCCGGTCACCCGCTACGGCTTCGGCGAGGACGCGCAGGTGCGCGCGGTCGACGTGCGCGCCGTCGGCGGCCAGATGCACTTCACCGCGCAGCGCCGCAACGGGGTGACCCTGCCGGACCTGCCGGTGGTGCTGAACCTGCCGGGCGAGCACAACGTGCGCAACGCGCTGTCGGCGATCGCGGTGGCGGTCGAGCTCGGCATCGCCGACGAGGCGGTGCAGCGCGGGCTGGCCGGCTTCAAGGGCGTGGGCCGGCGCTTCCAGAGCTACGGCGAGGTCGCGGCCAAGGCCGGCGACGGCAGCTTCACCGTGATCGACGACTACGGCCACCACCCGGTGGAGATGGCCGCCACGCTCGCGGCCGCGCGCGGCGCCTTCCCGGGCCGGCGCCTGGTGCTGGCCTTCCAGCCGCACCGCTACACCCGCACGCGCGACTGCTTCGAGGATTTCGTCAAGGTCATCGGCACCGCCGACGCGGTGCTGCTCGGCGAGGTCTACGCGGCCGGCGAGCAGCCCATCGTGGCGGCCGACGGCCGCACGCTGGCGCGCGCGCTGCGCGTGGCCGGCAAGGTCGAGCCGGTGTTCGTCGACGACATCGCCGCGATGCCGCAGGCCATTCTCGACAACGCGCGTGCCGGCGACGTGGTGCTGTGCATGGGCGCGGGCTCCATCGGCGCGGTGCCGGGCAAGGTGGTCGAGCTCGGCGCGGCGCCGGCGGTGGCCGCATCTTCTTCATCCACGACATCGCAGCACGCTGCGCACAAGGGGGAGGCGTCGTGA
- a CDS encoding D-alanine--D-alanine ligase: MSLQDPKLFGKVAVLFGGSSAEREVSLMSGTGVLEALRSRGVDAHAFDPSQRDLSELRREGFARCFVALHGRHGEDGTVQGALEMLGIPYTGSGVMASSVAMDKVMTKRIWQADGLPTPRYVRLAFDQQSREQVMAVPDVLGLPLIVKPPREGSSIGVTKVEGYSQMQDAVTLSVKYDADVLCEEFIEGEEVTCAVLGSGLDAHALPVVRIAAPEGAYDYQNKYFTDDVKYHCPSGLPEAEEREIQRIALAAYRTLGCRGWGRADVMIRASDRKPFLLEMNTSPGMTSHSLVPMSARAAGIAYEELCLRVLATATLDATGGAH; this comes from the coding sequence GTGAGCCTTCAGGATCCCAAACTCTTCGGCAAGGTCGCCGTGCTGTTCGGCGGCAGTTCGGCCGAGCGCGAGGTCTCGCTGATGTCGGGCACCGGCGTGCTCGAGGCGTTGCGCTCGCGCGGCGTCGATGCCCATGCCTTCGACCCGTCGCAGCGCGACCTGTCCGAGCTCCGGCGCGAGGGCTTCGCGCGCTGCTTCGTGGCGCTGCATGGCCGTCACGGCGAGGACGGCACGGTGCAGGGCGCGCTCGAGATGCTCGGCATTCCCTACACCGGCTCGGGCGTGATGGCCTCGAGCGTGGCGATGGACAAGGTCATGACCAAGCGCATCTGGCAGGCCGACGGCCTGCCCACGCCCAGGTACGTGCGCCTGGCCTTCGACCAGCAGAGCCGCGAACAGGTGATGGCGGTGCCCGACGTGCTGGGCCTGCCGCTGATCGTGAAGCCGCCGCGCGAGGGTTCCTCGATCGGCGTGACCAAGGTCGAGGGCTACTCGCAGATGCAGGACGCGGTGACGCTGTCGGTCAAGTACGACGCCGACGTGCTGTGCGAGGAGTTCATCGAGGGCGAGGAAGTCACCTGCGCCGTGCTCGGCAGTGGCCTCGACGCGCATGCGCTGCCGGTGGTGCGCATCGCCGCGCCCGAGGGTGCCTACGACTACCAGAACAAGTACTTCACCGACGACGTGAAATACCACTGCCCGAGCGGCCTGCCCGAGGCGGAGGAGCGCGAGATCCAGCGCATCGCGCTGGCGGCCTATCGCACGCTCGGCTGCCGCGGCTGGGGCCGTGCCGACGTGATGATCCGCGCCAGCGACCGCAAGCCCTTCCTGCTCGAGATGAACACCTCGCCGGGCATGACCAGCCATTCGCTGGTGCCGATGTCGGCGCGCGCGGCGGGCATCGCCTACGAGGAACTCTGCCTGCGCGTGCTGGCCACGGCCACGCTCGACGCCACGGGAGGCGCGCACTGA
- a CDS encoding cell division protein FtsQ/DivIB — protein MADSIPTPFDVKLMNIVANLAFVAVGLMLLAAGAWWVLRQPFFPIAGIKVDGEVTHNNAVTLRANVAPQLKGNFFTVDLARARTAFESVPWVRSAVVRREFPNRLRVTLTEQVPVANWGDESSSRLINGFGDVFEANVAEVDDKLPRLDGPIEQAGQVLGMYRVLQPMFEPYDLGLDALTLSSRGSWRAQLDSGATIELGRGQSEEVAARLQRFLKTVTQVAGQYRRTMDDVEGADLRHNDAYALRLRGVTTVVTDPKTPKKK, from the coding sequence ATGGCCGACAGCATCCCCACGCCCTTCGACGTCAAGCTCATGAACATCGTCGCGAACCTCGCATTCGTGGCGGTGGGCCTGATGCTGCTCGCCGCAGGCGCCTGGTGGGTGCTGCGCCAGCCCTTCTTCCCGATCGCGGGCATCAAGGTCGACGGCGAGGTGACGCACAACAACGCCGTCACCCTGCGCGCCAACGTGGCGCCGCAGCTCAAGGGCAACTTCTTCACCGTCGACCTCGCGCGCGCGCGCACCGCCTTCGAGTCGGTGCCGTGGGTGCGCAGCGCGGTGGTGCGGCGCGAGTTCCCGAACAGGCTGCGCGTGACGCTGACCGAGCAGGTGCCGGTGGCCAACTGGGGCGACGAGTCGAGCTCCAGGCTGATCAACGGCTTCGGCGACGTGTTCGAGGCCAACGTGGCGGAGGTCGACGACAAGCTGCCGCGACTCGACGGCCCGATCGAGCAGGCCGGACAGGTGCTGGGCATGTATCGCGTGCTGCAGCCGATGTTCGAGCCCTACGACCTCGGCCTCGACGCGCTCACGCTGTCGAGCCGGGGCAGCTGGCGGGCGCAGCTCGACAGCGGCGCGACGATCGAATTGGGCCGAGGCCAGAGCGAGGAGGTGGCGGCGCGACTGCAGCGCTTCCTGAAGACCGTGACGCAGGTCGCGGGGCAGTACCGCCGGACCATGGACGACGTCGAGGGCGCCGACCTGCGCCACAACGACGCCTATGCGTTGCGCTTGCGCGGCGTCACCACCGTGGTGACCGACCCCAAGACGCCCAAGAAGAAATAG
- the ftsA gene encoding cell division protein FtsA: MPKEYKDLVVGLDIGTAKVMVVVAEVLQGGELKLAGLGIAPSNGLKRGVVVNIDATVQSIQQALKEAELMADCKIGRVYTGITGSHIRGINSSGMVAVKDKEVTPADVARVVETARAINISSDQRLLLVEPQEFVIDGQDVKEPIGMSGMRLEAKVHIVTGAQSAAENIIKCVRRCGLEVDQLMLNPLASSQAVLTEDERELGVVLVDIGAGTTDVAIFTNGAIRHTAVIPIAGDLITSDIAMALRTPTKDAEDIKVENGFAKQLLADPDTQVEVPGLGDRGPRMLSKQALAGVIEPRIEEIFSLVQQVVRESGYEEVLSSGVVLTGGSAVMPGMVELGEDIFLKPVRRGIPKYSSALSDMVAQPRAATVMGLLEEARFARMRGFKVAQKNGSVKTAFGRFKDFIVGNF, translated from the coding sequence ATGCCCAAAGAATACAAGGACCTGGTCGTCGGCCTCGACATCGGCACCGCGAAGGTGATGGTGGTCGTGGCCGAGGTGCTGCAAGGCGGCGAGCTCAAGCTCGCGGGCCTGGGCATCGCGCCCAGCAATGGCTTGAAGCGCGGCGTGGTGGTGAACATCGACGCCACCGTGCAGAGCATCCAGCAGGCGCTCAAGGAAGCGGAGCTGATGGCCGACTGCAAGATCGGTCGCGTCTACACCGGCATCACCGGCAGCCACATCCGCGGCATCAACTCCAGCGGCATGGTGGCGGTGAAGGACAAGGAAGTGACGCCGGCCGACGTGGCGCGCGTGGTCGAGACCGCGCGTGCCATCAACATCTCGAGCGACCAGCGCCTCTTGCTGGTGGAGCCGCAGGAGTTCGTGATCGACGGCCAGGACGTGAAGGAGCCGATCGGCATGAGCGGCATGCGGCTGGAGGCCAAGGTGCACATCGTGACCGGCGCGCAGAGCGCGGCCGAGAACATCATCAAGTGCGTGCGCCGCTGCGGCCTCGAGGTCGACCAGCTGATGCTGAACCCGCTGGCCTCGAGCCAGGCGGTGCTGACCGAGGACGAGCGCGAGCTCGGCGTGGTGCTGGTGGACATCGGCGCGGGCACCACCGACGTCGCGATCTTCACCAACGGTGCGATCCGCCACACGGCCGTGATCCCGATCGCGGGCGACCTGATCACCAGCGACATCGCGATGGCGCTGCGCACGCCGACCAAGGACGCGGAAGACATCAAGGTCGAGAACGGCTTCGCCAAGCAGCTGCTGGCCGATCCCGACACGCAGGTCGAGGTGCCCGGCCTCGGCGACCGCGGTCCGCGCATGCTGAGCAAGCAGGCGCTGGCCGGCGTGATCGAGCCGCGCATCGAGGAGATCTTCTCGCTGGTGCAGCAGGTGGTGCGCGAGTCGGGCTACGAGGAAGTGCTGTCGTCCGGCGTGGTGCTCACCGGCGGCAGCGCCGTGATGCCCGGCATGGTCGAGCTCGGCGAGGACATCTTCCTCAAGCCCGTGCGCCGCGGCATCCCGAAGTATTCGAGCGCGCTCTCGGACATGGTCGCGCAGCCGCGCGCGGCCACCGTGATGGGCCTGCTCGAGGAGGCCCGCTTCGCACGCATGCGCGGCTTCAAGGTGGCGCAGAAGAACGGTTCGGTAAAAACCGCGTTCGGACGTTTCAAGGACTTCATCGTGGGGAACTTCTGA